Below is a window of Trichosurus vulpecula isolate mTriVul1 chromosome 4, mTriVul1.pri, whole genome shotgun sequence DNA.
ctttctagagtgAGCACGTTTCTCCCAGATTCTACCTGGCTGGCTTGCCAATACAAGAGTCACAAATACTcggattccttaagagtctggccaatatggcagatctttaataaactttgtttttctttggctgaaagaagtcttgagtcgaattcatttgggcaggacctggcatgtcccTTTTTCGGGGTCCCAGTACCTCTAAACCTCAACCTGTGCAGAATGTTGCTTATGCTCTTAGATGCAGTTGCTGTGTTGCTTGGTTTTGCTTTacactgttctttttctttcagtgGTGTACTTGTGGGGGTGGAGGAGCGAGACCTGGAAGTGGTGTGTGTCTGGAAATGACTGTGATTAAATACAAAAGAGGTCGATAAAACTtactggaaaaaaagaacagataatAAGATGAATTGGATGAAGCCCCTCCCCATTGGGCTGAAGCTGGACCCTCTGCTTTCCTGATCATGATCCtgctttacctcagttttctcatctgtaaaatggggataataatagcactgacctcacAGGATATTTATGAGGATCCAGTGAAATGTAtatatcactttgcaaaccttaaagcaccatataaacgctggctattatcatcattattattattatgaattctTGAAAACTAGCTATCCCCAGCCTATCCATTCAAGTAATTCTAAGGATAACAGTGTGATTgagcgtgtgcatgtgtgtgtgcagttGAACTGTATTAAATAAATCAGGGGAATGTTGTGAATTTGTTTCCATTATCTCTACTGTCTGCTGTGCAACCTAGCATGACCTTAGTGGGTATGGAGTAGAAGAGGATCCCTTAGAGAAGATGGCATTGAAGATTCTGGGGAGATAGAAGAAAATTGGTGGAGAAAAGTTCTGGAGTGCATTGAGTCATATAAGAGCAAGAGCGTAAGTGAAAGGGTTAGCCACAGGAAGAACTGTTCCTCTGAGAcagatgagaagagaaagatggTTAAAAGGATGGGGGTGACACTGCTTGCTCCCGGGTCTCCTTCTGCTTGTCTGACTTCTCCTTCTcggtctccttttctggatcttcatccaggttatgTCCGCTAACCTTGGGTATCTCCCACAGCTATtttgggccctcttttcttctccctgtatATTGTTTTACTTAGTGATATCATTAGCTCCCAGTTACTCAATTATCTCTACAGattattctcagatttatttttttatctagtCCTaccttctctcctgacctctactcttgcatctccaactacctattagAGATCTCAAATTAAATACCGCTTAGAAATCTTAAACTTGAAATGTTTGATACTGAACTCATCATCATTTCCCCTAGAACCCTATCCTCTTCCAAAATTCCCTCTGCTTGTCAAGGATATCCTCGGTCACCCAGGCTTGTAGCCTGAGTATCATATTCAACTGCTCATTCTTACCTCTCTAGAGCCAATCTGTTGGCAAGTCTTGTGATTTCTCTCATGGTACCCTCCCTCATCTCTGACACTTCCACCACCCTTgtgcaggtccttatcaccttacacctgaactattgaaatagccttgtCTCtgtgggtctccctgcctcaagtctcttcccatttgagagtccatcttccactcacctATGAAGTGATACTTCTATACTTCAGGTTTGACCATGccacccacccatcccctttATTCAATAGCCACTCCAGTAGTTCCaatccctattacctccagaatcaaatcgAAAATCCTGTttgggggctgctaggtggtacagtgaatagagcaccagccctggagtcaggaggacctgggttcaaatctggcttcagacacttgacacatactagctgtgtgaccttgggcaaatcacttaaccccaattgccttacctcccctccccacccaaaagaaaagaaaatcctgcTTGTCTTTTAAAGCTCTAACTTACCCAcctcctacccttccagtctttcttcctttttccatatactctgtgatccagtgacactgggctTCCTGGTTGTTCCTCCTTCATGatactctttccccttttctgcaCATTAGTTCTCTTCCTTGTCATCTCTACttctgtggcttccttcaagacttagctaaaatcctaccttcttcaagaatcctttcccaatcccccttaatgctaatgctgTGAccttgagattatctccagtttacttGTTTGTACAgaaatgtttgcatgttgtcttctcccattagaatgtcagctcctggagagcaaggaatgtTTTTTGcccatctttatatccccagtgtttagcacagtgcctggcccacagtgcctggcactgtagaGTGGCTCAGAGTGGTAGAGGGAGGACAATCTCCTCTTGGTAAGAGGAATGTGGCTTTCTCTGGCCATTCCTTCCCATTTGTTATTGTAGGGTCACCCCAACAATATCCTATGGTTGGATCAGGAGatagtcttaataaatgcttgttgatttaaagACATCAATAATGTTTTCAATCTTTTCCATGAATCAGGTAAcctgagagggaagagaatgtagAAATAAGTTAAAACAGATCACCATAGGGGATTTGCCAAGGAATGAATAAGGGATAAATAAAAGGAATGCCAAATAGTTGAAACCAGGTAGCATGAAAGTGTAACAAATGAGTTCATTGCTTCTCTGGCCACAGTAGTAGCCTAGAAAGCAGACATGGTGGTGATAACCTTAGGTTGGGGATTGGGGAAGGAAAAGGTCAAGAGATTGCGGCAGTGGACAGGAGTAGAAAAGGGATGTTGAAATGGCCAACCATGGGGTTCAAAATGAGaaccagaaaatcatgaaacttcTCAGCTTGTACACCCTACCTAGATTCTCTGTCCCAACTTCCCTGCTGTACCTTCAAGAAGAAAGTAGCCACCTTTaagttttgtctttttaataaaaaataaactgtttGTGGCAAGGCGTACACTtttccaaagacaaaaacaaaggggAAGAGTAGAGGAGGGATGGTGCATCTTTATGGGGACTGGTAAGGTGGATAAGGGCAGAGGCAAAGTTGAAAGAGGCCACGGTTGGCCATATTTGTGCAAGGCTCAGATTACCCCACTCCCCATAATTCTATGGCGGGGGGGAGGGAAATTGGAAATTGTTCCCCATTGCATCAGGAGAGGCGAAACCTTGGGAGAAAACACCCAAGGGTCATTTGTGAGaacactggaatgaagagggacATGGCTTCCTGTAGATCCTCATCAGACCGAAGGGGGACAAGAGTGCCGGTGGATATAATGGTCTGAGTCCCATCACAAGTTATGATTGGGTTTCCAGCCAGGGTCAATGACTGTGTTGCTTGGGAATATTATCACAAGAGGATTTCCTAGCATGATCTGTTTCAGAAGGGTCCCTTGGAATGGTTTGTGACTGCCAAACTGGTTCAACACTCCGGGCAGTCTCCTGACAAGAGAGGTTCCACCCTAAAGCTCTTGGTCAGGGGAAGGTGCCTAGGGCTGGCATGTCCTTACAAGATGGGTCGTGTCCCAGGGGTGGTTTTAAGCTGCTGGGtgtgctcttcattatttctgtaGAGTGGCTCAGAGTGGCAGAGGGAGGACAAGGTCCTCTTGGTAAGAGGAACGTGGCTTTCTGTGGCCATTCCTTCCCATTTGTTATTGTAGGGTCACCCCAACAATTTCCTATGGTTGGGTCAGGTGATCTTTACCAAGGATAACTCTTCACCATACCATAGTATCATTGTACCATTACGATCTTTCATCATCTCCTGCATGCTGTTGTAGGGTCTATGCCACTTCAGTCCCCAGCTGGTTGTTGTCAGCATCCACACCCCCTCCGTTCAGGGCCCTGGTGTCCTTGGGAGGCTGGAGAGGGGGCTCTCCACTCAATGGGGCCTTTTCCCCCGGAGGCAGGGTACCACAGCCCTGGACTTTCCTCTGTGCTTGGACTGCCCGCAATGGAGAAAAGGCAAGGCCAATTAGGGCCCCAGAGAGAACCAAAGCCAAGAGGACAGTGACAATGATGAAGTGGGACCAATATGACCTAGGAGTGGTCAAGGGGGTGGGTCCCCCAACAGTCAAAGGAGTTTCCACTCGTTCTCTGGGAATCCCTGCCAATTCTGGATCCAGGGGCAAGGGGTCCTCCTGGGTTTGTATCCAGTAGGAGACAACAGGATGGGTGAAGCCGCTCTCAGTTGCCCAGCACTGGTAGAGGCCTCTGACTTCCTCCCGAAGTAGGAGCATGAGGGAACCATTGTAGACTGCTGAGGAAGAAGTCTGAATGGGGGTTGCTCTGTGAGTCCAGTGGTAGGTAGCTAGGGTGGAGGTTTGGGGACAGGGGAGTTCCAAGATGGAGTGAAGGGGAGCCAGGACTTCTTTAActatgtggagagagaagaggaaagatgaaGGTAGTAAAAGTAAGGAGGTGGAAAGGGGGACTTTAACCCATATCACCCTCTGACATTTGGGACAAGGATCACTCTGggtttccttattttattttttttctttcttacgtGAATTCCTGAGGCAATGGGGAGGCAGAACAGGACTGACAAATAGAGGGGAGCACTTGAAATTGTCAAAAAGGGAGGAACAGGGTTTTAGAGAGTTCTCTACCCCAAGTCCAAATGCAACTCTGGCCTCAACCTTTGCCCTAATCCAAAACCTTCCCCTTCACCCAATTATGACCCCCAATTTTAGTCTTAGGTCAAATATCTTTACTCTCTCCTTCTACAGTGCCCTGCTTCTATTTCCTACCAGGCTGTTCAATTCCTACCTCCAGATGCCTAGGTCCCCAAAATAACCAGGTACATTGGACAGGTAGAGTTTTAGTGAACAAAATTCCTGATGGGGGAAAGGATGGATTATCCCTCACCCTCTATACCCCTACGCCAACACCacaccctctttccttcctcctggtCCCACTCCATACTCACTGAGCTGGGGTGGACTCTGGGGTCGGTGATGACTTCTACCCATGGGCCCGTTGACACATGCCCATGCTGGGTTCCCTACATCTATGTCCTGTTTCCAGGAAGTTCTGGAGAGATAAGAAGGCAAAGGTGATAAATTGTTGGAGATCAGGATGGGGAGAGGGTAGGGTGGAGGCCAGAAACTGCTAAAGGAGCAGGTGGGGCTTTAGAAAGCATCTTGTTTGGGAGGAGTAGGGTGGGTCAAAGATCTTAAAACTACCTAGGGCAATGGAGTCAGATAGCTGGGAGAGAGAAGGCTCTGTTACCTTCAAGAGTAGAAACATAGCAAAGATGGGGTGCCTCAAAACAACcatgaggggaaggaaaaagagaagggcaCTTAAGCCATTGTTATGGGCAGGTCAGAGCAGGCTGAGAGacaagccagaatttgaatctatATATTGCAATTAGGGTAAACTTCTAACAAGAGATCCCCTCCAAACAGCCATACGAGGGCACAGTGCAAGAAAACCACTGTGCCATTTCCATTCTACCGTCCCTAGAGCAAGAAGGGAGCTCTGGGCAACAACACTTACAAGTCTGCAGAGGTATTGAAAAAGACACGGCAGGCCTCTTCAACAGTGTCCCAGGCACAGTGGGGGTCCCTGGCAAGGACACAGTCTATACAGCTCCCGTAGACACTGCAGTTGGCTCGGGGGACCCTCAGAAGCCCCCCAGAGTATCCCACAAATAGTGCTCCCTAGGTAAAAGAGGGATAGAAAGACACATCATCTTAGCACAGAAATCCCAAGGCCAGCCCAAGTATCCCTTTCCCCAGGAGAGACCCACACTATGATAGGCAATCCCTTCAATGGCCAGCAAAGTTCTCTCCTGTCTCCTTCCCCACGTAAGGCAGGGCTTGGATCCCTTCCCACCTGGGCAGGTGCCAGTAGTAGGTTTCGGATGGGTTCAGGTTCCTGGAACAGCTGGATCTCTTCCACCAGATGTGTATCACTGTCCTTACCTACCACAGCCTTGTGGAGGGAACCTGTGTCTGGTAGGAGATACAGAAAGACTGGGGCACTTGGAGAAGGGATTTTGGCTCTTCTGTTTCCCTGTCCTTCActctctgctttctttttatgtaagataaccccttctcctttctttggcTTCCCCTTTCCACCTATCAAGAAAGTTagtggttttcttctctctgaagGCTAACTTGCATCCTTCCACTAGGCCATCTCTTGGATTCCTTgttaactctaagattctataagaCGGATTTCAGAGAATACTCCTTAAGAATCTCCACCGCTAccctgccttcttttctctgggcCCTAGCTGCCCATCCTTTCCTTCTTGGTTTCCTCCTACCCCAGATCTGAAAGGCATCATGGCATAGTAGAAGGACCCCCGTGCTTAAAGTCCAGAGGCCagagtttgaatctgacctctGAATTTTCCAACTCTTTCgttcttattgttatttttattggttatttttattatttactatgttatttatataatatattatatataaaatatatacaatatattatttattatttttagtggtatccgactctttgtgaccctattttggggttttcttggcaaagatactggagtggtttgccatttctttctccagctcattttacagatgaggaaactgaggcaaacagggttaagtgacttgcccgaggtcattgTTGTGTTTgtgcttcattctcaaagaggaccatgacatcagggagatgatgagatgacttgcaactgactttgatttgagtgagggagggccgtgcaaggtcaccagcctcactttctcctccagagccatctggggccaagtggcctgatattcaccagaacgactggagatgacccaggatgcaatgggagaccctggcccttttaggctaaggccttttcaggttctcactttcagTGAGGTAAAGCTCATTCAGTGAAGAGGCCTCTTTAAGAatttaatcaagggatggcccctttaataaaacaaaaaaaatcaaactgggagtagaagaccctcagggttcctggccaaaagagaaacagttactatttagtatttacattgcccaaggtcacagagctagcaagcatctgaggtagaatttgaactctgaaagagTCTGATTCAAagcccagggctttatccactgcgccacctagctgtgactttgggcaagtcactatccCTTTctaaaacctcagtttcttcgtctgtaaaatacAGGTAATAATCTTTATGCTGCTTATCTGGTTGGATTGTTGTAACACTTTATGAACCTCAAGATGCTATAGAAATGGATCTCTAGAAGACACCTATGGCTTCCCACATCAAATCTCCCTTTTGTCTAGCAACAGACGTCTTCATTCAAGTTTCTCCAAGGGGGATCTCTAAGCACTTACTGGTGCCCAAGTACATGACCAAGAAGCCTTTTCCGCTGATGTCCCTGGCCATCTCCACAGCCAGCTTGGTATACTCCACATCCAGTTTCACCAACAGGGGCTTCCCCACAACCTTCTCATCCATCAGGAAATGTTCTTTCACGAAAGTCAAAGCTTTGTCAGAGGAGGGACCCACAGAGCACTGAAGCCAAACAGAAGCAAGGTCAAAGATAGCTCTTCAAATCTACCACTTaatatcccccaccccccactgtcCTTCTTTGGGTTCCTCTTTCCATGTTGCCTTCAACCCCAGATGGAAGaagataatgtaataataataaattataaattataataataaattataaataggAGAGAAGAATGTTCGACTTAGAGTCAGgtaggcatgagttcaaatcctgcctccaatatttactaactatatgactctgggcaagttacttaacttcagcctgcctcagtttcatctgtaaaatgtaatctcacctacctcccaggttgctatgaggatcaaatgaaataacatttgtaaagcattttgaaaccttaaagtgttataaatGCTggtcattttattattataattataattattgctTTTACTCTTAAAGCACTGTAGATATCAGCTCCTGTCCCTACTAATTGGAACTCCTCACTTCAGGGCTGGGCCCTGAGATCTTGGTGTCTTGGTGACCAACACAGGCTGACTCATTTGGGAGTACTTTCCAAGGAAGGACCTTTCTCACCTCCCCCTGGGTTCCTGGCTCAGGCCTTCTTCCACTTTCCCTACCTCCCTTTGGAGCTGCTGACACACACACAGTAAGGGCTGGAAGGCCAGATTCTGGGTGTGCACAGAGAGACAGGGGTTGGCCCATACTTATCAGACCTGGAAGGTGGAGCTTGGCAGGTGTATAGTGTTCAAAGGTGCTACTCACACTGCCAGGCCGGGGGTTGCTCACTGGGCCACTGTATGTATTCCATCGAGAGCTTTCTTTGTTCATCTCCTTGTATTTCCCCTCGAAGACCTTCTCGATGTCTGAGAGAGAGAACTCGCAGACCGCTGAGCTTCTGGTCTCTCCAACCTGCCTGAAGACACACACAGGGCATGGAATGGACCTCTACCTGGCTGCCTTTCCTTCTGTAGGAAGGGTGGTGCTCAGCACTTAGAGATCCCCTCAGTGATGCTGGCCACCCAGCCCGAGGCAGGATCTTTGCCCAGCATGTGATCTGAAGTGTCATTATCCTTAATGAGGATTAATTGGGGCTCAGGCCCTGGGGCAGGTGGCAGGCACAGATGGGTGGAGGTGTCTCTCACACCTGCTCTACTTGCTTGCTCTGCCCAGGACTGAGCTGCCGAATGGGAGGAGTAGTGAGATTGGCAGTCACAGAATCCAAGTCTTAGAAGTCTCAGGAACAGAAATAGATTTCTCTAACCCTTGGAACCAGATCACAGATCTCTCTCAGACTAGATCTTACAGTTAACCAGATGTCTAGATCATATACAGCGCTGTTGGAACACCAAGTAGCTctctctttaaaattaaaaaaatttaaaaacctagATAATTTGAGAGCCCGACCCCTCAATGACCAGATCTCCCAGACACCAGATCCATTCAGATGTCAGAGAATtctcagttaccagacttcccccGTCTCCACCCTTGACCTTCTGAGCCTCTTACTCACCACTGGGATGTGAAGACAGCATagactctggaagcagcagcgGGGTCAGCAGGCATCAGGACTGCATGGCGGATCACATTGAAGGGCAGCTGGCCAGGCTGGGCACAAAGCAGCTGAGCTTTCAGGAATGTTGTCCATTTCTTCTGCAGTAGCTTCTCCCCACCCACATCATTCTGGGGAGCAGAGCCAGACGTTAGGACCCCTTTATTTAGAGTCTACCCCCTCCTGTGAGCTTGACCCATTGGCCCCTCCATTTCCAgctcctccatcctatcccaaaGGTCCCCTCTGACCTTACAGACTCGTGCTACTCGGGAGATGGTGAGTTTCTCGAAGAAGTCAAACTCTTTGGCTGTTTCCCCAAAGAAGAAGTAAACGACCTGGGTAGAGGGGATGGAGGCCACAAAGGAGGCATCCGCTTcaggggggaagaggagatggGGTTAGGGTCTGGGAGTCCAGCGGCCTAGGTCCCCCCCTGCAGTGAAAGCCCAATGATTCTAAAGACCCCAGAAGCTAAGTTGCCTGAATGTCTGGTTTCCCTGCCTAGTCCAGGTCCTACGATGCTGTGGTTATGTCCCAGACAAAGTTTGGGAGCTGCGCTGAGGTTTGAGGCCACCAGGGGCCACATAACTCAGGTATCCTTACGCTGGAGCCATCGGAGGAAAGCATCAGTCTTGAGGACAGGCTGGGTTCCCAGGGTTCGCATCAGGATGGGCTCGTTGCCCAGGAAGTTGTTCATGGTGCCAGTGTAGAGCATCCCATCTGAGGTGACAGTAGGAAGAAACAGAGCAATCAGGCTTTGGCAAGGTTCTTCTGTCTTCCTTTGGTTCCCTTGACCATCCCTCTacctacctccctccttcccttccttcctcccctctattCCATTGGACTGAGagtagaagacctgggttcacactGGGGCTTTGGcatgtcattttgtttttctgacttcattttccttttctgcaaaatgaaggatttgaactaaatgatctctaagagtTCTACCTGCTCTAAAACCCCTAATAATAtatccaacatttatatagttttataaaCAGCTTTACATAATACTATCTAATTTAatcttcatgacaaccctatGAAATACATGTGCAAGTATTGttagccccattttatggatgtgaAAGCTCAAGCTTAGAGAGGTTAATCTCCTTGCCCATAATCACATAGCTTATTAAGAAttagaggggcagctaagtggcacagtagatagagcactggccctggaatcaggaggatgtgagttcaaatccagcctcagacatgtattagctgtatgaccctaagcaagtcatttaaccttgattgcctaaaaaaaaaaaaaaaaagaatttgtggtagtgtttgaactcagattttactAGCTCCAGCTAGCTCTATCCGCTAAACCACACTGTTGCTTCCTGTGAGTCTGTGATTCTCCTCCAATCCAACCTGACCACTTACAGAAGTCAGAgcaatttaaaattgtttttctttttatatcactcTACGGGTCAAAAGCCTTCAATGGTTTTCCAGTCACTGACACCTGAGACCAGATGTGATCTAGACCAAtcatatctttccagtcttatttccaaCCACCCTACTCTGTTTGACTTTGCTCCCCTGAAACATGGCTTGTGTTTCTCCTTCTTTGTCTCACTGGTTTCTTACTGTCTCTTCTCCTACCCAAATTTTCTCTAAAATCCCTCTGGGATCTTCTCTTGCCTCCTCCTTTCTAAAAGTCAGAGGCTGAGATATGGGGATATATAAGAcaggtcttctggcttccttttttctttttgtggctgtCCTTCCAAACCTGCAAACTGGAGACCCCTTAGGATGAAGATCCTAGGAAGGAAACTAGATATGGAAGAGGAGAATTTGATACTCACCCACCAAAACTGCTGTGTGCTTGTGGGCAGGGTCAAAAGGGCTCTGTCCTTTGCCATCCAGGATCTTCTCTTCTGGGATAGGGACCAGGGAAAAATCCTGCAGCTCCTGGATtgagtgtggggtggggggtagagtGGAAAAGAAAGGCTGGAACCAGGTTGATGGAGTCTTAAGTCTGAGAAACAAGTTGTGTGGGAGAATGGGTGGCTAAATCTTAGGGCCCAAGGGTCTGGATTTGAGGGTCTAGTATGCCAGGTTCCATGTTTGGGGAGGTGATCATCCAGAAGGTGAGGAAAAGTTTTTGGTTGGTTTTctggggggtttttttggtgggaaGAGAGGGATAAGCCTAGATGCTAGGCCATTTACCCCATAATAGCCCTCTGAGGGTTGAGGATGCCAAAGTCCCGTGTCTGGGAGAGAATATTTTTCAAGGGATGGAAAAGGGATTGTGACTGGGTAAGATGGGAAAGCAGGAGGCCTAACGACTCACTATGTAGGTACAGGCTGGGCTGAAGGCAAAGGTTCCACAGGCGTAGAGCTGAGAGGCATTGACAGCCACTAGGACTCTGATGAAGTTGAAACATTCAGTCTGAAGGACAAGGGGAAGCAATATTTTCCTGATGTTATCTGCCTGGATACTTGAGTCCCTCTGAGAACAGGGCCCAAGGTTGATCCAGTGTGGAGCATTGGAGCAGAGGGGCAGGGGCTTGGGGGCACTGGAGGACAAGGTTAGAAACCCAGGAAgaggggcagttagatggtatagtgaaccagccctggagtcaggaggacctgagttcaaatctaacctcaaacacttactagccttgtgaccctgagcaagttacttaaacccgattatttccaaaaaaaagaaaaaaaaaggaaactgagaaagaagaagaggaactAGGAcattaggaaagaaaagagaagacagaagagatgCAGGGAAGACTGGCAAGGACTGGAGAAGACactgagaaagacagaggaaCAGTTGTGAGGAGGGATAAAAGATGGGGAGACACAAAGAaggcaggggaggaggtaatcctcATCTAACTTGTTGCTTCTCATCAAATTTTGACAGTGTTGACTGTCCTCCCATTGGATTCTCTTTCCTCGCTTGGCTTCCCTGACACTGTTTTCTCCTGATTTTCCAACCTTCCTTCCACAGTCTGGCTCCCATTTTACCTTTTAAGACTCATTTCATATAACTTTCCTTTCACAAATGCTCTATTTGCCAAGTTGGCAGAGTTGTAGTTCTCTGAACTCAGCATTTCTCCTCCAACTCCTTGCGTCTTGGCACAGCAAAaactccattcctggaatgcattctctccttacctccaaACCCTGGCTTCCTCCTAGGCTCTGTGCAGGGGGTCATCACCCTCTACGTGAAGCCTTTTCTCACCTTTCCAATTGTTAGTGTACTCTCTCGCTCTCTTTCCTCTAAGCAACTTACTTGTATAGGcactgtttttttattttggtatccaTGGTGCCATGCATAAATATCTTTGTTAAATTGGGGACTATCAATGGACTATCAATTTACACTACTGTAACATCCAAACTGGCACGCAAATAGAGACCAAGTGAacacaacaaacatttctttttttaatttattttttctgcaggccaattggcattaagtgacttgccgaaggtcacacagctgctatgtgtcaagttaagtgacttgccgaaggtcacacagctgctatgtgtcaagtgtctgaggcgggatttgaactcaggtcctcctgactccagggccggtgctctactccctgcgccacctagctgcccctcaacaaacatttcttaaacaggTCTTTGGCCCAAAGGCTCTGGGTTTCACCTTCTAGACCTCTACCCTCTATGCGCTCACTTCCTCTTACCTCATTGCTCTTTTTCTTAAAGATGcaatctctctttttcttgggACTGGCTTCCCAGGGAATCTGGAGAGACAGAAGAAGGAGGGTGGGTCCAGACATAGGTTCATTAGATCACTGGACTCTAACTACTTccttaccactaccaccaccaccaccaccaccaccaccaccatcttcctGTCACAGATTCTGCCCatcaagtgaaaaaaatttgtaaagaaTGTGCATCAGCGAAAACTGCTGTTACAATTTTAATTAGCATGCCTATTAACAACATTAATGTAAAT
It encodes the following:
- the SEMA4A gene encoding semaphorin-4A, which encodes MVHSAPRLNSRIFFLLLFPPMLLLLFPGGLGQGPVPRVKYAAGDRHRSVSLFSKEGLQDFDELLLSEDGATLYVGARDSILALNIGKPGIPGLQSMIPWEASPKKKRDCIFKKKSNETECFNFIRVLVAVNASQLYACGTFAFSPACTYIELQDFSLVPIPEEKILDGKGQSPFDPAHKHTAVLVDGMLYTGTMNNFLGNEPILMRTLGTQPVLKTDAFLRWLQPDASFVASIPSTQVVYFFFGETAKEFDFFEKLTISRVARVCKNDVGGEKLLQKKWTTFLKAQLLCAQPGQLPFNVIRHAVLMPADPAAASRVYAVFTSQWQVGETRSSAVCEFSLSDIEKVFEGKYKEMNKESSRWNTYSGPVSNPRPGSCSVGPSSDKALTFVKEHFLMDEKVVGKPLLVKLDVEYTKLAVEMARDISGKGFLVMYLGTNTGSLHKAVVGKDSDTHLVEEIQLFQEPEPIRNLLLAPAQGALFVGYSGGLLRVPRANCSVYGSCIDCVLARDPHCAWDTVEEACRVFFNTSADLTSWKQDIDVGNPAWACVNGPMGRSHHRPQSPPQLIKEVLAPLHSILELPCPQTSTLATYHWTHRATPIQTSSSAVYNGSLMLLLREEVRGLYQCWATESGFTHPVVSYWIQTQEDPLPLDPELAGIPRERVETPLTVGGPTPLTTPRSYWSHFIIVTVLLALVLSGALIGLAFSPLRAVQAQRKVQGCGTLPPGEKAPLSGEPPLQPPKDTRALNGGGVDADNNQLGTEVA